Genomic DNA from Antennarius striatus isolate MH-2024 chromosome 16, ASM4005453v1, whole genome shotgun sequence:
GAATTATAACTCAGCCTTCATCATACTGCAAGCAGTATCTTGGAACTCCTTTGTCACCAAACTTCCATGACACACAAAACTTCCTGCATGAAGGTGTGTCTCCTCCTCCGTCTTGtttgtctcttcttttttttcacttttgctgtgtgtgtgtgtgtgtgtgtgtgtgtgtgtgtgtgtgtgtgtgtgtgtgtgtgtgtgtgtgtgtgtgtgtgtgtgtgtgtgtgtgtgtgtgtgtgtctaaaggACACAAGCCTCCCAAGCCTCTTATATCATCTGTAGAAAAGTTTATCTGCAGGTGATGTGGATAACCTCCACAATTTACTTACCAAAGACAAATTTTACCCATCACTGGCACTTGGGCAGGTATTGCTTTTGGACCCTGCATGGAACATTTCAAAGATATTGAACGTTACTAACTTTATGTTGTAAACAACAATGAGATGACTGTAGAGACTGTCCTAACAATAGTTGATTTTGGTTTCATGGTGATCAGGTTACCCCCAAATGACTTTCTCATTGCCATAACACCGTATACATTCTCAGTGTCATTGGATCTCAGAAATGAAGCAAACCAGAGACTGGTTAGTACTCAGATGGAAGACTGCCTGGGATGTCCACTAATCACGTGATTAGTTATTCGATCTCCAGCCCCTGATGTCTCTATGTTGGACTTTCCTCAAACAAGATACTGAACCTCAACTGGTCCAGGTGGTGTGTTCAGGGTAGTCAGTGACTGACATGTCATCTTCCAAAAACAGTCTTTGGAAGATACAGGTATCGATCTTCCTCATGCTAAGCAAGTGCTCTAGCATTTCTGCTTGTcggcaggatttgaacctgcaCAGGGAGACCCCAACggatttctagtccatcgccttaaccacttgGACATGACAACGACATGACAAATACAACTTTAATGACATCACTGCTTGGATGTGAGACTTGATGCGTCACATTGCTGGTGATTGGAGTCTTGTCACCTTGGTGAGATGGTTGGAGGTGGTTCTCACAGCAATGTGGTGAGCTGGTGAAGAGAAGCTTCTCTGTTCTCATTGGAGCACGTTTCTGCTATGAGACAGCAACCCTCACTGACTCTGTGGGTCCAGATTATCAATACCTGTTTGAAGGTCCACATCACTGACCGTTTGTTGGTCCAGATTTATTTTGAACCTCGTCTGACAGTCAACGATTCTGACCTTCGGACAATGGCCAGTAATCCAGATGTACAGGGGATGGTAGATGACTTGGAATTTAATCATTGACCTAGAACTGATGATTAATGTTGGTGTTTAATTGTTTACATGAGGCaaaggtctctctctctctctctctctctctctctctctctctctctctctctctctctctctctctctcggtttctctctctggctttgatctgagaagaggaaggagtaTGGGGCGTCTTTACGCATCTATTCActctttgttatgtttttttttatatgtttaaacacatttttgtgtccCATAATTTAACCAGGGTTACGTCTCGGGAGTTGTTGAGTGGATGTGACGTGAGTGTGGCGCCTTACCACATTTATTaactctatttttttcttttttcttttttgatcatATGTTCACATTTCACTTACATTTACATTGCGGTTACGTTCGGTAGATTTTGGGGAATTTGCAGGGATAAGGAGGCAGTTGGTAGCCCCGAGATGGGCAACCCAAGAGGAACAAGTCACACTCAAAAAGCTCATTCATGAGCACGGGAGAAGGCTCATACCGACTGTCAGCTCCTCGGTGAGGGAGTTGTCGGATACGACAGCGATAAGACAGGCTCCCAAATGGACAAAGGAGTGGTGATTTTTCTATACAAAATTGAAAAAGTACATCAGGTAGTTGTGAGCAAAGTGGTGATTAAGGGCACCTTCAGCATCGTCCTCCCCCTAGGTAATCCTGCTAGAAAGGTGATCGTATTGAACGCAGCACCGGAGCTCAGCAACAAGGTCCTAGAGAGGGAGCTGTTGCGACATGGTCGGCTCCTAAGTCGGCTCCTAAGTCGAATAAAAACGTTCCCGGTCGGTGGTACCAGTGACCCATACCAAGATTTGTAGAGGCTATGGAGACAGGCTATGGAGACAGGTTATGATGATTCTGAATTGGATCAATGAAGAGCTGCACATCGCGCTtagttttaaaattaattactgGTATTACAAGGTTTGTGTCACCACTGAGACcatgaaatgtttttggtgTGGGGGGGAGGGACACCTCATCTGCCACTgtctggaggagaaggatgagcGTCGGCCGTTGGCAGCCTTGGGGTGAGCGGCTGCAACCGCGGTGGGGCCGATGACCGGGGCCGCAGCGCTGCCGACCGCCGTGGAGCTGGTGGTTGCAGCAGCTTATGTGGCTGTGGTGGCCTCTGGTGCTGCGGCCCGTACTCCAAGGGCGTGTACTTGTGTTTTCctaccccacccaccccaccacccaccATCAAAACCTGTCTCCGGAAGGCATATAATGCATGAGTGGTACTGCCAATCTGGAACGTATTTTTAGTAgtccattttttttgtctgcacgTATTCTCATAgattaaccccataaaagggggtcaactttttatgggATCAATGGtcattttagtcttgcagcaaaatcttttctatattttattgCGTACATGCATGTATTTGTAGGAGTCAGGAGCCGGCCATTTCACCACAGCGCCCTCTCCAGGGCCTTGTCCCTGAGCTGCGGTGGTGCGTTCAatatgatcacctttttaactGTGTTAACTAGGGGGAGGATGGGGGTGAAGTTAGTCTTAATCACCACCCCGCTCACAACTACCTGGTGCACCTTTTCAACTTCGAGAAAAATCACCAGTGCTTTGTTCATTCGGGAGGCTGCTTTAACGCTGTTGTATCTGACCTTCTCCCTCACCGCTAAACACAGTCCCTCGCTGAGCAGCTGACAGTCGGTGCCAGCCTGATACCGTGTTGGTGGGTCAGCCATTGTAGTACGGCTTTGTCTTCTGAGGTTGCCCATCTCGGGGCTACCATTTTGCCTCTTAATCTCTGCAAAAGCCCCGCAAACTACCGAACGTAACTGCGATGTAACTATCACTAACTGAAATATGAATACAcatacaaaaaagcaaaaaaacagaatgaataaacACGCAAAGACGCCACACTCTTGTCTGTTCATCTCACCAACTACCAAAACGTAACTGTGGTTAAATTATGGTACACAATTATGGTACAAATATATaaagaatggaaaaatgaagtgaATAGACGCACAAAGACTCCAtacactccttcctcttctcagatcaaagtagagagagatttttttttttttttaaacatcacgtttattcataaaagccaaattacaagataatcacattcagacaaaatccaaaagagattcacgcaaaaaggatTTCACATCtcagaaacaaacaatggtaggattttcaacagtaccgtgtgtttcctgaacagagagagagatagcagCTCTGGTTATCAGATAGAGTGGGCTTTGTCTAAGTAGAGATTAGGGTCTGCACACTCACTGAGTGGAGGGACTGGAGGTGAATGTAAaccaaacacatgcacatgaaTGACAGAGTGGAGACAGAGTGAACTGCTGCCACCGTAATTATTTGCCCAGTATTTGACAGCATGCCAGCAATTACCTGATACCAGAACTCCTTATCATTTGGATTTCAGGCAGGTTCACACTTGTTGCCTCAAACAACCCACGAGTCCACAcagcacacacgcaaacacacaaacacacacatacccctCCCCAGCCTACCtggagcctgcagaaatataagcTATGTAGTCAGGAACTGATAACAGAGTTTGATATACAACTGAATTAATGGGATCATGAAAGAACCATTAAATTCCAGAGCATAGGGAGAAAGAAGTTGAGCCAGAagcattttttatcttttttatgtAGGATGCTTTTCAGAATTTTCCACAGAAAACGATTGAACCAAATTCTGGCATGGATTAGGTAGTTACAAGGCTTTTTGTAGGAATGAACAATCTTATACATCTTAATGCCATTCAAGTTTTTGATTCATTTCAGGGTAGTTTTCTGACAGTGAGTACATAAGGACACATGGGCTTGAAAAAACGTGAAATGAATGGCAGAGAAGGTAATCAACAAGGTTAAAAGAAGCTGCTTGGCAACACAGGAGTCGACACCAACCTACAGTCAGTTACTGCATATtcacacagtagaacctcgagatacaagtttaatgtGTTCTGTGAGTTCATAAGTAAAATTCTTCcccatttgaaataaattaaatcattttaatccattccagccttgtaaaaaaaaagtcccaaatcCCCTAAATTATGACGAaaaacaagatccggtctcagctgatgttgtatccatccgcatGTATGTTGAACCAATCATTGTATCACACCATAGTGAGATCTCATCACACAGCAGTAATCCTGGAAACACATCTAAAAGGGATTGAAATGCAAGCATTTAATAAGGGAGAACCAGATACGAAGCTCTCCATTGTAAAGTGCAGAAACTACAAATAATGGAGATAAATTGTAGCTCTCCACAAATAGTGAAAATGGTCTAACTCGGTTTTGCAATCCTAATTTGTGAAATCTgtgaaattagaaaaataagtGTGGTGTGATAAATTGAATGAAAGTTGACAATCGTTCCCAAACATCCAGAATGTAGGAGATATGGAGGTTACTAACTGAATCCCACAGTGCGGACGACCAGGGACAACATCATGTGCAcctccccctcccacccaccTACTCACTTCTTTTCCTTGTGTATCACATTGCAGTGGTTTGGTTTTGTAACCCAACACACCAATGGATGCCTGGACTCTACGTTGACCTCAATCCACcctttgtgtttgtgacttgtgtgtgcatttctgtttgtctgttattgtgtgtgttacacaggAAAGGGACATTGTTTCCATACCAATGTGACGGCTAAGATCATTTGGGACCCACACACTAGAATGTCGAGATCTAATCTGATCTTTTAAGTCACAGCATTTACATCCACATGCATTCACCAATCTGTCATAGTTCAGTAACTTGTAGAATTGTTTATATCTTAAAATTGATCACAACCTCATAACTTGCAGCCTTTGTGTTAtttaaaattagattagattagcttacattcaactttattgtcattacatATGTCACAGGTACaaagcaaataaatgttttaagcCTTAAAATTAATGCCAAAAAATTattctctcattcacacatctCGTGTTAAATAGCATTTgcctaaaataaaatcattcttAAAATTACATGGTGGACTACTAAAACAAGATGAATACTGCTCACAGCAAAGATCAAACATGAAGCTTGCCCACTGCATAAATTATACCACCATGTTATGAAACCCCCTGAGAGCTCTAGCAATGTGACACATTCAAGACATCTGTTAATGTCCAATGGTTTTGATGATGATTTGGATGGACCTGGTATGAAAGAAATTGTGTGTAGAGACATTTTGACTCATGTATCGTTTCTTTCTAATGCAGCACTCAAGAGATCCTTCGACATTGAAGATGAGGACAATGTACCATGCACCGCAGACTCCCCTGTTACCACTCctgcttcttcctctgcatccCATTATTTCCTCAACAAACCCAATACCACTCAAAGTCACACAGGAGATGGGCAGTCCCCTTCAATAGCCTTCACCAGCAACAACAACCTGGGCCCGACTGCACACCACTGCCATATCAGCCTGAGTTCAAATCCCAGCCCAGTGCTGAAGCCTCGTGCCATGGTTAGCAGCCTATCCTTCAATCGAGGAACTGTCAGCAAGCCAGCCACCCATAACAATGGCTCCTCTGTGACAAGAGCTGCATCCTTTCAAAGCAGGTTAAACCCCAATGGTTACTCCATATTAACTGGGCCAGGTAGTGACAATGACAGCCCTCATAGCTCCACATCCAGCCTGGAGTActctggaggtggtggtggcgTCCTGACCAAACAGGGGTCATATTCCAGCCCTCCACTGCATGGGGAATACCAACCAAACCAATCCCGGATTCCACAACAGGGAGATGTCAACCCAAGAACAAACCCCAACCTGAAGAAGTTCTCCTCGCATGGGAGTGTTTTCTATCCAGAGACTGACCGGGGGTTAGGAATAATGATTGGTGTTCCAGAGTCTTTGGGCATCAACCATGGCTCCATGCCCATCCTAGACCTTCAAGttggtgatgaagatggtggACTGGTGAAAATGCAAAATTGTGGAGGTGGAGATCAGATGTCTCCAGCGCTGAGGTATGCCAATGCTAATGCCAACCGGAATGGGCGTCTCCATAGTGCTAGTTCCTTTGGGAAGGAGGGCTATCGTGGACCCAAAAACCACTGCCAGCAGCAAGTGCCTCACATTCACTACACTCCCCAACCTAAGGCCAAAGAAGCCCCACGTCTCAACAAATTTCCTTTAGATCTTGACAACTTGGTCAGCAGCACCTCAACCACTTCTGACATCAAATCACAACCAAAACCAGCGACCATGAGCATCAACAAGCCTCCTCCAAGGACAACAGGAGACCTTCAAATTAGTCCACTATCTACCTCGGCCAGCCCCTCAGCCTCTTTCAGCAGCCTTGACAGTTGTTCCGACACCCCACCCCtgtccctccatcatccattttttcctttcCCCCCATGTTCTCCAACTGCCTTACAGGGTCCCATCCCTGACCCAGAAATGAGTTACTCCCCATTAACCCTCTCTACAGCCCAGAGGACCCACGTAAAGGTTTTCTCAGGACCCCCAGCTGCTCCGGTGGTCCCCAGTGACCCTAGGCCTTACAAGCCCTCCAGTACCAGGCCCACTGAGTCTTTGGAGGATGGTGCAGATGATGGCAGAGATAGTGTGGGCTCAATCCTAAAAAGGATTGCATCCTTCTCGCAGAATGTTGTCACAGACAGCAGCTCAACTGTTCAGAATTGGCCACAAACAGTCCAAAGCAATGGAGGCATGTCTTCTGTGTACGGATTTCCATCTGAGAACACACCTCACCTGAAACAGAAGATGACCAAACAGGATGgtaagaagattttttttactgctcttgaaattatgaagaaaaaatgCCTCGGCTGTCTTTCAGCAGTTTGGGTTAGGCAACTGTTTAATGACTTCTCTCAGGACAACGcaatatgcacacacaaaacacatgcaaaaatgCATAAACTTATGTTGTACCCTGTCGAAAGTGTTATCTATCGTAACACACCAGCCCCCAGTGGAGGGATTATAGTTAGTGCTGCTCACAAGAAGCTGGCTTTACAGACCAGATGTTATGAATAGTTGACGCTGTTGACAAGAAATTAGTGTGATGTGTTCACGCTCTTAATAGTTAATGCACTTGACATATTTCAACTGTGTCACTCCAGTCAACAGCTGGATATTTGTATTTAAGAAAAGACATTGAAACAGAAACACTATGACCTTTTCTTTCACATCCTTCCTCTGCTTGTGCAGGAATACACAGACAAGGAAGTCAGATACAAAAAATGCTGTTCAGCAGAGACGACTATAGGGTAGAGTAAATAAACAACAGTGGACCAAATGCAAatagttttttcttgttttcagttAATTCATATTTTGATATTCATGTTTTGTAAAAGCTATATAAAGTTTGCACTTGTTACTGGCGGTTATTCGTTCCAGGAACtacacgcgaataacgaattccgcaatagagcaacaaaccatttatcttattatttacgttaatttaaacgtttatgaaccctccccatactgatagtaaaccaccttctatctgtattaccttttgccacactctgatagaccgtttaaagcacttttgtgtcttagggaagtccgagactcacagaaagTAGCCCACTTCCgtatgccgtcagccaatagaatgcgcgtacggtatcacgtgactgcctatcaaaaatccatgatgagatgaagtcgcgagtgttgatgcgtgaatgcgcgagggtgcCCTGTATTTCAAGAATTTAAAACATGGATGGATTATTTTTGAAGAATTAAATGTCTAGACTGGCACTTGCTTACCTCTGCCAACATTCAACAAAAGAGACACATTCAGAAATGTAGTGTtgtcaaagcaaatgaaaaaaatgagtcGTCCCCTTTACCtgaatcaaatcaaaatttaaagaaTACACCAATCTCACCTTCCATTTTCCAATGTACTTTGCTCCACCATCTCCTGATTCCTCTTCATCTATTTTCATCAAATAAACAATCATATAAACATGACTCTCCAGCAGCCACCAGAAGAAGTATGTGGTCTCCAGAGATAGAACCATCATTATCAGTAATAACTTCATTCACCTGGTTGTTAGTCTTTGTCTTATGACCTCACCTCCCTTCTTAGCTATCATGCCCAGACTAGTTTGGACTTTGTGTCCCaatccctccctctttctgatACAATCTATAAACGCACTGATTTAAGGAATGGATTCCTCCTGTGCAGATGTCTGGACCAATGTCACGTTTCATCTCCTCACTGTATGCCCTCTGTGCTGAGTTATAGT
This window encodes:
- the septin12 gene encoding uncharacterized protein septin12 isoform X1, encoding MSDLSVNDHLEGILSDFEALKRSFDIEDEDNVPCTADSPVTTPASSSASHYFLNKPNTTQSHTGDGQSPSIAFTSNNNLGPTAHHCHISLSSNPSPVLKPRAMVSSLSFNRGTVSKPATHNNGSSVTRAASFQSRLNPNGYSILTGPGSDNDSPHSSTSSLEYSGGGGGVLTKQGSYSSPPLHGEYQPNQSRIPQQGDVNPRTNPNLKKFSSHGSVFYPETDRGLGIMIGVPESLGINHGSMPILDLQVGDEDGGLVKMQNCGGGDQMSPALRYANANANRNGRLHSASSFGKEGYRGPKNHCQQQVPHIHYTPQPKAKEAPRLNKFPLDLDNLVSSTSTTSDIKSQPKPATMSINKPPPRTTGDLQISPLSTSASPSASFSSLDSCSDTPPLSLHHPFFPFPPCSPTALQGPIPDPEMSYSPLTLSTAQRTHVKVFSGPPAAPVVPSDPRPYKPSSTRPTESLEDGADDGRDSVGSILKRIASFSQNVVTDSSSTVQNWPQTVQSNGGMSSVYGFPSENTPHLKQKMTKQDESAGEQETETRTPMEERQNQEGGIIDQDHDQSNQGLPDHMNPQKTTEKEEDSVEIGPQMEERGKEKGMEEGEMKKEMQMEAEVQVELVPSAPGLQMSFIRGTDLFGYVGIEAVLDQMRNKTIKAGFEFNIMVVGQSGLGKSTLVNTLFKSKVSRKSCTPNYEEKISKTVKLHTVSHVIEEKGVKMKLTVIDTPGFGDQINNENCWEPIVKYVNEQYEKYLREELHVNRKKRIPDSRVHCCIYFLPATGHRLRPIDVEFMKRLGEIVSIVPIIAKADTLTIEEREEFKERIRQDLATNGISVYPQKEYDEDPEEHILNNRIRESIPFAVVGTDREHQVNGNKVLGRKTKWGIIEVENVDHCEFANLRDLLIRSHLQDLKDVTHNIHYESYRVRRLNESNVNFRELDLSSWLLENGAADRRGSGSHL